From the genome of Chroicocephalus ridibundus chromosome 1, bChrRid1.1, whole genome shotgun sequence, one region includes:
- the SUGT1 gene encoding protein SGT1 homolog isoform X1, with translation MAAAGAASPPRFSDGDVDRDPAAAVEELTTALEKNPDDAECYCQRAYAHILLQKYADAVADAKKSLELNPSNAVALLRKGLGEYHTKNYASALQSFREGQRLDNVDDTFSIWIKRCEETLNASQTEANMQQQPLPPKIKYDWYQTESQVIVTIMIKNAQKDDVSVQFSEKEMNASVRLPSGEDYNLKLVLLHSIVPEQSTFKVLSTKVEIKMKKPEAVRWEKLEGQGDSPKLKQFTPDTQHLYPSSSHYTRNWDKLVVEIKEEEKNEKLEGDAALNKLFQQIYSDGTDEVKRAMNKSFMESGGTVLSTNWSDVGKRKVEVNPPDDMEWKKF, from the exons atggcggcggcgggagcggcgtcCCCTCCGCG GTTCTCGGACGGCGACGTCGACCGGGACCCGGCGGCAGCGGTGGAG GAACTGACAACAGCTTTGGAGAAGAATCCAGATGATGCCGAATGTTATTGTCAACGAGCTTATGCTCATATCCTTCTACAGAAATATGCTG ATGCAGTTGCAGATGCAAAGAAGTCCCTAGAACTCAACCCCAGTAATGCTGTAGCTCTCCTTAGAAAAGG GTTAGGTGAATACCATACCAAAAACTATGCATCTGCATTACAGTCTTTCAGAGAGGGACAGAGGTTGGACA ATGTAGATGATACCTTTAGTATTTGGATTAAAAGATGTGAAGAAACACTAAACG catcACAGACAGAAGCG AATATGCAGCAGCAACCTCTGCCACCAAAGATCAA gtatgACTGGTACCAAACAGAATCTCAAGTAATTGTGACTATAATGATCAAGAATGCACAGAAGGATGATGTCAGTGTGCAGTTCTCAGAGAAAGAG ATGAATGCATCAGTGAGACTTCCATCAGGTGAAGACTACAACTTAAAGCTTGTTCTTCTTCATTCTATAGTGCCAGAGCAAAGTACATTTAAAGTGCTTTCAACAAAG GTTGAGATAAAAATGAAGAAGCCGGAGGCTGTAAGATGGGAGAAGCTGGAGGGGCAGGGAGATTCTCCTAAGTTAAAGCAATTTACACCAG ATACCCAGCACTTATATCCATCATCCTCTCACTATACGAGGAACTGGGACAAACTGGTAGTTGAAatcaaagaggaggagaagaatgaGAAGTTAGAAGGAGACGCTGCTTTAAATAAACTCTTCCAGCAGATTTATTCAGATGGTACAGATGAAGTGAAACGTGCCATGAACAAATCGTTT ATGGAGTCTGGAGGCACAGTTCTGAGCACCAACTGGTCTGACGTTGGTAAAAGGAAGGTAGAAGTAAATCCTCCTGATGACATGGAATGGAAAAAATTCTAA
- the SUGT1 gene encoding protein SGT1 homolog isoform X2, translating into MMPNVIVNELMLISFYRNMLVTSSDNTENPLTNAVADAKKSLELNPSNAVALLRKGLGEYHTKNYASALQSFREGQRLDNVDDTFSIWIKRCEETLNASQTEANMQQQPLPPKIKYDWYQTESQVIVTIMIKNAQKDDVSVQFSEKEMNASVRLPSGEDYNLKLVLLHSIVPEQSTFKVLSTKVEIKMKKPEAVRWEKLEGQGDSPKLKQFTPDTQHLYPSSSHYTRNWDKLVVEIKEEEKNEKLEGDAALNKLFQQIYSDGTDEVKRAMNKSFMESGGTVLSTNWSDVGKRKVEVNPPDDMEWKKF; encoded by the exons ATGATGCCGAATGTTATTGTCAACGAGCTTATGCTCATATCCTTCTACAGAAATATGCTGGTAACATCTTCAGACAACACTGAGAATCCTCTTACAA ATGCAGTTGCAGATGCAAAGAAGTCCCTAGAACTCAACCCCAGTAATGCTGTAGCTCTCCTTAGAAAAGG GTTAGGTGAATACCATACCAAAAACTATGCATCTGCATTACAGTCTTTCAGAGAGGGACAGAGGTTGGACA ATGTAGATGATACCTTTAGTATTTGGATTAAAAGATGTGAAGAAACACTAAACG catcACAGACAGAAGCG AATATGCAGCAGCAACCTCTGCCACCAAAGATCAA gtatgACTGGTACCAAACAGAATCTCAAGTAATTGTGACTATAATGATCAAGAATGCACAGAAGGATGATGTCAGTGTGCAGTTCTCAGAGAAAGAG ATGAATGCATCAGTGAGACTTCCATCAGGTGAAGACTACAACTTAAAGCTTGTTCTTCTTCATTCTATAGTGCCAGAGCAAAGTACATTTAAAGTGCTTTCAACAAAG GTTGAGATAAAAATGAAGAAGCCGGAGGCTGTAAGATGGGAGAAGCTGGAGGGGCAGGGAGATTCTCCTAAGTTAAAGCAATTTACACCAG ATACCCAGCACTTATATCCATCATCCTCTCACTATACGAGGAACTGGGACAAACTGGTAGTTGAAatcaaagaggaggagaagaatgaGAAGTTAGAAGGAGACGCTGCTTTAAATAAACTCTTCCAGCAGATTTATTCAGATGGTACAGATGAAGTGAAACGTGCCATGAACAAATCGTTT ATGGAGTCTGGAGGCACAGTTCTGAGCACCAACTGGTCTGACGTTGGTAAAAGGAAGGTAGAAGTAAATCCTCCTGATGACATGGAATGGAAAAAATTCTAA